A segment of the Solanum lycopersicum chromosome 9, SLM_r2.1 genome:
ATAAATGTTATGGAAACGGCCAATGCGACATTCAATTCCAAAGTCCTTGTTGTAGTGCTTACACAACTCCTCTGTTGCTAGCTTTTCTAAGCCATAAGCATCTTGAGgctgaaataaaaatataaaccgTCATCAACGCTGCAAATTGTCAAATTCAAAAATGAGCCAAAGCTTATTGATTTAAGGTACAAACCTCTGCAGGCCAAGCATCAGACTCCTTTAAGCTCACGTTAGTTTCCAATTGCTTAAATTCAGGGTAGATGCAAGCACTGGATGCATAAAAGAACCTGTAACCAACATTTGAAAGGTCAATCTCTGCAAACTGTACCATCTCTTAGCTACTCCAACTCAACAAAGGGGGTGACTACGGGAAAACAGAATTAGCTACAAGGAAGAAATGAGGCCAATGGTGGCATTCATGATGCAATAAATATACTTGAGACATTATATTAAGAGATCGAAAGCTAGAGGAATcagcaaaaagaaaattatgattgTCAGCCAGATTTTTCAACCTATTCTCGCAAGTCCCAAAACCTTGAGACCACGGGATGACATCATGTCTCCCCAAAGTCTTGCTTTGCTTCATAAAGGACCACGGTTGTAGATTGTAATGCTCCTAGATAactatttatatcattttttctttgttttactatatattaaaaaaggCTTACGGACGTACAAAAATTGGCAGTAATATCAGAAGGAAGTGATAGAACCCACACAAGGAAAGGGGTGCGACAAATAGAAACAACTGTCATTTTTATGCACATGAGGTCATGCATAACAAATAGATATCAGTAGACTCAACCAACTACAAGGAAATTGCAGTAGTAACCTACACCCAGAATTATGaacaacttttttctttttgcaagtgtataaatattattgttttcttctgcTCTCAGATCACTTGGGGCAGCACAATGCGAAGTAGACTTTTGAAGCACTGAATTTAGACGGCAACATTGTTTCCCACCTTTCTAAGGTAAGTCCTTCATCGTTTTAGAATGAACAAATGGCAAACAAGGGTCAGCCATACATAATTTTGCAAGTGAAATATCCATAAGTTCATATAACCCTTTCatcttaaaaatacaaaaaatgccAAACAAAAACCAATAGCCCTTTTGCATAAAAACACTAGTATGACACTGAACACAAAACAGAACTCCCCAACAAAGCAGGAGAGATTGGCTAACCTCTTAACACTATTTATTCTTGAAGCCTCCATCATGTTAAAGCTGATCATAGTGTTGTTATACATGATCACCGAGTGGTTCGACTGAATGAAGCCCATACCTCCCATATCAGCAGCGAGATTGAACACATGATCAACTCCTTTTGTGACTTTCAAACAGTTATCCATCACCCTGAGATCAACAAGATGGAACTCATGACAAAACATGTCCTCAGACATGTGCTCATTCTTCTTCCAGTCGGAAGCAATAATGTAATGCCCCTCAGTCTTCAGACGCCTCGCAATGTGTGAGGCAATAAATCCACCAGCACCTGTAATAGAGACCCGAAGCTTCTCTGAAGGCCAGTAGGGCTCCCTCTCAAGGTTTTCATATGTGTATTCTCCATAAGTGGTTTCAACAGAAGTTCCCATTCTGTGCATAAAATACCATCATCAGAAAGAAAACGGTAGGGATACTAGGCCAAATAGAGGCAAAGCTCGAAATTCTAGGAACATAACAGAATACAACTCACTGGATTATCAAAATACTTCTAAACTACAGCACAACATCAAAGAAGTGAATCTCCGTGTGGTTAATACAAAAACAAGTCTAAGACATACATCCAGATGGCTGAAGGATAAACTTTAGGTGTAAAGCACATATATAGATATCAAAAATGAACTTTTATCTCACTACACtacaaattcaatttaaaaCAAGAATCTAGAAAAGGGTAAGGGTCAAATTTGTCCCAATCCTCTAGGAAATTGTTCAATTTCATACGTTATACTTTGTTCTAATGTTGAACCTTTGTTAGAAAGAAGTCTCATTATCGCCCTTGACCCCTTATGGAATTCCTCAATCATAGACGGAACTTGAGGAGTAACTTAGACCTCTTTTCTTTCGAACAATTTTAACACATGGAGTCCATCCCTATTCACGTTGGAGCTCcatgaatttgaattaataaatacgAGACAATTTGCTAACGACAACGACATGAATGCACTATTTACAAAATCGATTTATTACTAATACTACATGTGCAAATTTGAACCTCCCACAAATAGGGAAGATACACTAGTAGAACCACTCCATTTCAACCAGTTAAAACAAAACACACAAAGTACACCATAAGACAAAAAGATTCCCTTTTTTCaacaaggaaaacaaaaaagattcACTTAAAAAGCTTATTCATATCACAGCGTTAAGATATACTTGCATAAAGAACAGAAAAATCTATAAACAGAACTAGAAAGTATATCTCAGTTCAACCCCTCCgcaaattaaacactaaacaacACAAGAAATCCACTTAAAACACCCAACTTAGACAAAACAGAGTATTGAAACACCAAATAGACcataaagattgaatctttttcCACCCCAGTAGCAAAAAGTGTACTAAAACCTCaaaatccaaaagaaaaaaagcaaCCCCAGAAAAGTGATAAACAACCAAATCACATTAAAGACCACTTAAACCCCATAAGattcaaacaaaaaacaaatcaaaattaaaacttctaacacaaaaaaaaaaacagaggaaGAGTGAAAAATACCTTGAAAAACTTGAACTTTAAAGGTCTCGAAGATGGAGAAACTCAAAAATGATAAGGGCCAAGAGGCtatgctttttatttatttttttgatgtttttttttggtaatagaTCTCTATCTTTATAGAGCTACTCAATAATTTCCAAGTTGAAGGGGTTTCTTGGTTGAAGATTATAATAGTAAATACAGGCAATATATTTATGTGGACCACAATTTATGGAAACAGAAAAGGGTTGTGTCTGATctgtaattaaaaaaacatagaaatagaGTCGGTTTGAACAATCATCAACAATATCCATTTTCATTGGTCTCTACTCTGTAATAATTCTAGGCCTTGAAAAATGCATCATTTGCCCAatgaatagatttttttaaaaaaatatatgtataattattcgatattcaaaatttaataagatTGGTTCGAATTCATGTCGTGTAGAATCTAATAAAAAAAGTTGGTAAGTTGATAATGTCATATTAAtatagtaattctagagcttgATTTGAGATGAAATTTGATAATAGCTTTAGGGCATCATATTCAGAAATACACACTCGACTTCCTTAAAAATTTGAGTTTAGTCCGTTGGTAATCCTTTTAGTAGTTAAAGGTGAATCTTGATTTCGTGTAAATTATGATTTTGGAAGCGTATCTCATTATACTTATTAGATCTGAAAAAGGTTAGTTCAGCCCCACACGATCCAAGTCCAAGAATTTGATGGCCTATGGTGGACCGGTCCTTCATTTGGAAGGGCCTAAAAATGTCTAACCCAACCCAATCCTCGAAGGGCCTCGGGCAGGCTAgcccttctatttttatttttttattttcaaacttaaagttctataatatcaagaaaatgaaaagagttTCAATCAAATATGGCAAACAATGATTTGTTTCAATAATAGTATCAAAAAAACTAATGTGATTAACATATATGTACTACGCTAGATGTgcgagatacatgtatctactGTGATACATCCCAAATACATGAGTGAGATGGGAGGAAGGCGAGGACGCGGGACTTGTCTATGTATCCTAGATGCATGTGAATCCACTTGGTTAGAGTGTGTCTTGAACAAATTATATCTAATTTTGAGTACATATATCATACGCTAGTGAGATTTTTGTAAGTTGCCcttaaataaatagttttgTCCTATGGACTGATCCCAAGCCTCAAGGGTCAATGACTTACATGTTCGACTTATAAGCctcaattttaaatgattttgaaaCATTCTATCACAACCCTACCCTAATAACGGATTGGATTGGGCCGGCTCTATAGGTTAAGCTCATATTGACGACTTTAATACTCATAAActcataatatatttatttaactcAGTAAGGAAAAGAGAACTACTTAGTAAAGGTAGACATAAACACCAGTAAATTGAAAAACTAAACCAAATCGAATTAATTTGGTTCTTTGAATTCGGTTCTTCGATTCGGTATATATATGGGCATTCTCTTgactaaaataaaaagtcaactaacaattaaattattcatgaaCAAATTAAAGTAGCAACAAATGTGCAATCCAATAGTTAACTTCAAATATTAGTTCTCAATGGAAaccaaaacatatttttatcaatGTAAATTATGTAAAGGAACCCGTCTTCTTCTTGTTTTCATCGAGAAGTTGTTGACGACACAATGTTCTTGACAAAGATAAATATAGTCGTTGAGTTAGACAAATAAGTGTTTCAAAGACAATACTCATCATTCATTAATgtacttttgaattttaagtaTATCTTATACTTTGAttttatcctcatctttttattcattcacatcaaaaaattaatttaaaaacatcGAATTAAACGAACTGAATtagtttaatttgatatatggggcaaatttttctaaaattaaaaactataaattcaaatcgaaatttgataaaatcaaatcaaaaaatcaaatatcCACCATACTTTAGatataattatctaatttaAACTTAATTCAGTATtgactcatttatttattaaaaaataataattacttccctcacaagttttttttttttttttttgcaatgtTACAGTTCACttacataaaacaaaaaacaatttgtcagccccccccccccaccccacccccacacAAAAAGTTAAGAGATTTGCACTTAgcataaaacaaatattaatttgcCATGCACCATATCGATTAGGGGTAATATATCATATGATTTGGGAGTTGtggatcaaataaaataaatataatcaattaCATCACATGTcctaattataatattttagtgttgggattatatattattatattgacTTGACTTTTCCTAGTTTATTGTGAAAGAAAAAttggataaataattaaatactttCAGTAATTAAATTCTTGAAAGTTTGTAAGGACTCATTTGATTATGAAATAAATCACTTCAATAttaattatcttatttttaatgtgaaatgaaaataacactaacaattttgaaacaaactaTTCGGcgatttataattaaatatgtatgaaatatatttatcataaaattaatcCTGAAATTGGTTATCCTTTGTCGCTCATATCAAATGAGCCCTAAATtgtactaaaatatatttttagtattaataaattttaaaataattgtgaCAGTTAGTATGAGCCTAAGAGGTAATGCATTTAACTTTTTGTCTCAGTTTGCATATCGAAACCTTAATTTAAAATCAGAATTACGAGGgtttattttataacaggaaaaataaataattactattgaaattaattttagaatGAGTTTAGTCATATTTAATTAGATAAAATCGCGAAATaacttatttcaaaattattatacaattttcatTTCTTACGATTCTGaaataattcattttgaaataacTTATTTCTTAACTAAACAAACCCTCGATTCCAACACATttttgaattgttattttttttataagtaatacaatgaataatagtTCTTGCTTTATTGTCTCCAATTATTGGAGGAATCAAATCTTGATTCCATTATTCCGTGCGaccaaataaaacaaaaattaaagaattataatCAAGTGTAGATCTTATGGGTAGGTGGCTATCCTACCTCAAACTCccctttatttcatattattattattatttgatgttctttaattttttaagtcagaatagtatatattttattaaattgatcacattaatgatatattgtaattttaaatttctcaatttactttattcaataatagttatcaactaatatattattttggatgTCAGacacacttatttattttataaaatcaattgatagttttatatttagttcttaatttatatttatcattaattataattatgatgcTTCAGAATTTCAATGTATTGCGTCCAAGATTAGAACGATCACTATTGTTCCATTCTTGAGTGAGCTGGatctattatattttcatactttGATATAGTAAATTACCCTTTTATTTGTAGTTTCTTAAAACGTATGTAAAATCAATAGTAAACCACTGTTGTTCGATCATAAGAGTATGGAATGAGGAAGTAATTACAACTATGATTTCTCCATGAAAAAATTCGCCATGAGCTTACGCCTTAAAAACCTAACCTATGTCTTGAAACATAGGTTCAGTAATACGAATTTCTTAAATCATAGAAATTTCATAGGCACAAGTTATGTGCAAATCAATAATCAATATTTTCTCTTTCAGTTGTTGGTCATGAAAATAAGTTTTATTTGCTTTAATAGAAgaaatctttttttataataaatgtaatttaGCTCGAACGAAATGAGAGAACTATAAAAGAAAACTCAATGTACAAAACGAGGGCAAATGCCCTATATTGTGTTAAGCATAAATTCGATATATGAATTTCTTAAGAcataatatttttggaaaaatgatAGAAATCTCATCTTTAAGTTTTCTTATTAACATTATCCCttattagttttacaaatcACGAAAATGCCTCATTTTTGCGCAtcatattaatgtatctcgcgcatcaaattaatgtatcagcacatcagattaatgtatcatgtatataaCGTAATATATCTTACTTAATAATTAATGTATCTGACACATCAAATTGATATATCAACACTTATGTTATCAtatcaatttgaaatttctataattataaacttatacggaaaaaataataatttcatttaaagTATGTGATTTATGTCCTTTGCCCTATTCATCCTTTTATTTGATACACTTTACATCAATGGGCTGTACATTGGGTCAATTTAAATACTGAGCCCATCGTTTTACTATGATCCGAAACCCGAAATCTTCGGAGCAGTGGAGCAACACAGGagaaagaaatgcagaaaagagagCAATCGAAGCTAAGCGGATCATCGGGTGGCTCCGTCGGACCGCCGGCGAAAAGAGGTCGGCCATTTGGAAGCGGAAATAGTAACGCTGCTTCTGCAGCCGCTGCAGCTGCTGCAGCAGCAGCTGATTCAGCAGCTCCGTCAACACTCCTTGGCCCTTCCCTGCAAGTTCACTCCGCCTTCGCTGGTTAGTTCAAGATCTTGCtcgtaaatataaaataatgaactGTATATACGTTTCACATAGCGATCCGGCTATGTGAACTTTctatgttgatgtttttttcAGGTTTAACTCTTCGTTAGACAAGTTAAAGTTTTGATCTTACTTGCTGTGAATTATACATCATATTAACCTTTATGCACTGTTCATGTTCCAATTTTAGTTCGTGACGAGGAGACTGAGAATACAGAGCAAAGTAGACATATTAAACTTGGGGATTTGAAATAATATGGTTTAGGGTGTGACTTTGTTTGAAAGGAATTTATCTGTAAAGCTGTCGTGCCAAAGACTGTGTAAGGAACAACAACCTAACCAATGTGGGGCATTCTAATAACCCACACTCTCAGTGTTAGGCATTTGGAGCATACATTAAGTAAACCAGGAATTGGTATGGCTATGACTCTAATAGACTAATACTGTTTTAGAAATCAAACAACGAAATGTAGTGCTGATTACGACATGCCAATTTAGTATTCAAACAACTAAATGTAGTGCTGATTACGCACACAACATGCCAATTTCAACTGAGCTGATTACGCCAGGGCCTGATTTAGTATTCAAGGAACAAGATGTAGTGTATGAATTCTaaactccttttgagtgaaaCACTCCTTTTGTCCAGTTGTACATGAAATTACTTGGTTGGACAGAAAGTTTTACGAATTTTGACTTGTATATTATACTAATGTTATAGTAAGAAAATATTAGAGTCATGTCTgacaattaatttgataaagaaACTATCACATAACTTTGAAATTTGGATTCTTGAAAGTTGTGAAAGTAATTTAAATGGAATATGTCAAACATTATGGGACATCCCAAATTTATTAAGTGTATCATGTATATTGGGACCAAATTAATTGTAATTAGTAGGTATTATatctttgcttttgaagatgATGTTGCGATGACACAATTCCGACTGGATTGGTGCAGTGTCAGTTTCGGCTGACAGTCGGAGtaagtttttcctttttagcCAAAGGTCTAAAGAAGCCATGACACAGATGTTTACTGACTAATTTTTTGAAGCCATATGTTATGAAACAACTCACAGGATCATCTTCTTGACTGGGATGTGATCTAGATAGCCCCCTAGTCGAGTACGACAGAAAGAATCTCATCACTGTGTCTCCAACAATTTTATTCCCTCCTTGAATCCTAGAGTACAGCGTGACCTAGAGACAAACTTACTGCTCCATTGAAGTTTTTTGAACTTGTTAACGACTTCTCTTTTATTTGGTTTGCCCCCTTAATATTCGTTTTCTGAAATAAAAAGTTTCTGTTACTTCTTCTAATTTACAAAACAATATAGGGTATTAATAAAATTCTGTTAAATTGAAGACATGGAAGGCCAAATTCCCATGACAGCCTATTTGACTGAAGATGTAATGCAGAATTTGTTTTACTTGTAAGAGGGTATCTAAAAATCTTGACGCACATGATTTGATGGCATGCATTATGTACTCATGTAGATTCAATTATGGAGTTGGATAAAGTGGATTGTCTACTGATCTTTGATTCTATGATCACCGAACTAGCCAGCTCGATCTTGAACTAAATGAAAGAGTTATGCCTAGGGTTAGCATGTGTAGGCAGGgaggtatttttttttatatggtcAACCAAGCCAAGTGACCAGATTGTTTCTGATCTCAACTAACTAATAAAGATATAATTCGTCTGAAGGgaacaaaatttatataaggGGATACGTACTGAAAAGTGGACTTACATGttgaattgagaaaaaaatagagaCATTGATTTCTGATAAGGCTTTAGAAATAGATGATGCCAGCCCCTTTATTCTTTGCATGCTCATTATTTGGTTATCTAAATGTTCTTTTTATAACTTTACCAGAACAGAATAATAAAAGAATTGTTCTAGCTCTTCAAAGTGGATTAAAGAGGGAACTGACATGGGCATTAAATACCCTCACTCTGCTATCATTCAAGGAGAAAGACGAAGTCCGCAGGGATGCGACTCCTCTTGCCAAAATTCCTGGATTGCTTGATGCTCTGCTTCAAATTGTATGTATCTTGATATCTACCACTCAAGATGATTCCCATGTAACTTCTGCTTGTTCTTTACTGTTTATTTTGTTATCATGCTGCTGATGACAATATCTCTATTAAACAGATAGATGATTGGCGTGATATAGCCTTACCAAGGGTACTTGTAAAGGCACCGCGTGTCCGGCTTTTGGGTGCAAATTC
Coding sequences within it:
- the GME2 gene encoding GDP-mannose 3',5'-epimerase, with amino-acid sequence MGTSVETTYGEYTYENLEREPYWPSEKLRVSITGAGGFIASHIARRLKTEGHYIIASDWKKNEHMSEDMFCHEFHLVDLRVMDNCLKVTKGVDHVFNLAADMGGMGFIQSNHSVIMYNNTMISFNMMEASRINSVKRFFYASSACIYPEFKQLETNVSLKESDAWPAEPQDAYGLEKLATEELCKHYNKDFGIECRIGRFHNIYGPFGTWKGGREKAPAAFCRKALTSTDKFEMWGDGKQTRSFTFIDECVEGVLRLTKSDFREPVNIGSDEMVSMNEMAEIVLSFDGKNLPIHHIPGPEGVRGRNSDNTLIKEKLGWAPNMKLKDGLRITYFWIKEQIEKEKVKGADVSTYGSSKVVGTQAPVELGSLRAADGKE